Proteins co-encoded in one Vibrio sp. SNU_ST1 genomic window:
- a CDS encoding HD domain-containing protein, with product MIKRFESQLLDFAQQEMTQDAAHDISHIKRVVKTAEVLCTQEQAKLEVVLPAAYLHDCFTFPKNHPDRAQSSQMAADKAVSFLKSIEYPASYLDEIHHAIVTHSYSANITPKTLEAQIVQDADRLDSLGAIGIARCLYVGQSFNAELYNNQDPFAKQRDLDDKHYSVDHFYVKLFKLAETMNTESAKLEANKRTDYMRGFLDQLGGEV from the coding sequence GTGATTAAAAGATTTGAAAGCCAACTGCTTGATTTTGCTCAGCAAGAGATGACACAGGATGCCGCGCACGACATCAGCCATATCAAGCGAGTAGTCAAAACGGCTGAGGTTTTGTGTACTCAAGAACAGGCTAAGCTTGAGGTCGTTCTTCCTGCCGCTTACCTTCATGATTGTTTCACCTTTCCTAAGAACCACCCAGACAGAGCCCAAAGCTCACAAATGGCAGCTGACAAGGCGGTCTCTTTTCTCAAATCTATCGAGTATCCCGCGTCCTACCTCGACGAGATTCATCACGCCATTGTCACTCACAGTTACAGCGCCAACATCACACCAAAAACCTTGGAAGCTCAGATTGTTCAAGATGCGGATCGCCTAGATTCTCTCGGTGCGATTGGCATTGCTCGCTGCCTATACGTTGGTCAGAGCTTTAACGCAGAGCTCTATAACAACCAAGACCCATTCGCGAAGCAGCGTGACTTGGATGACAAGCATTACAGTGTCGACCATTTCTACGTGAAACTGTTTAAGCTCGCTGAAACCATGAATACAGAATCCGCCAAATTAGAAGCCAACAAGCGCACCGACTACATGCGTGGCTTTCTTGATCAGTTGGGCGGAGAAGTTTAA
- a CDS encoding N-acetyltransferase codes for MEINRFKASDAEEIVTWFTSQEDYILWGGRTFGWPLEATSIIERSQESHVELYTFSTPSTNSNTNGLLGFMEFQRMSDNELRFCRVAIHPNQRGKGLGQLMLETALEAAKEIPNITTITLAVFKQNHGATRCYDKAGFQVVDKEPSVKEFNGKTWPLYQMELKLG; via the coding sequence ATGGAAATAAACCGCTTTAAAGCATCCGACGCCGAAGAGATCGTCACTTGGTTTACATCCCAAGAAGACTACATTCTATGGGGCGGACGAACCTTTGGCTGGCCATTGGAAGCCACTTCGATCATCGAACGATCTCAAGAATCACATGTCGAGCTTTACACATTCTCCACGCCTAGCACTAACTCGAATACCAATGGCTTGCTTGGCTTTATGGAGTTTCAACGCATGTCAGACAATGAACTTCGTTTCTGCCGAGTTGCGATTCACCCAAACCAACGAGGCAAAGGATTAGGGCAATTGATGCTTGAAACGGCCTTAGAGGCGGCGAAAGAAATCCCAAATATCACCACCATCACCTTGGCCGTATTTAAGCAAAACCACGGGGCAACGCGCTGCTACGACAAAGCGGGATTTCAGGTAGTCGACAAAGAGCCGAGCGTGAAAGAGTTCAATGGCAAAACCTGGCCCTTGTATCAGATGGAATTAAAGCTAGGCTAA
- a CDS encoding DUF4144 domain-containing protein, whose translation MISWPSLVKLDGDDELIYVASEQEFQAECSEMILGEDDYLIDSEGDSYSLESRSNQLSLAKQPEQYSVESVTNLIRNHEFQKAEVCLMKIHFLTIEEAIQSLAFEPR comes from the coding sequence ATGATCAGTTGGCCATCTTTGGTAAAACTCGACGGTGACGATGAACTTATTTACGTCGCATCCGAACAAGAATTTCAAGCGGAATGCTCAGAGATGATCTTAGGCGAAGATGATTACCTCATTGATTCTGAAGGCGATAGCTACTCGCTAGAATCAAGATCAAATCAACTGTCTCTCGCGAAACAACCTGAGCAGTATTCAGTTGAAAGCGTGACCAACCTGATTCGAAATCACGAGTTCCAGAAGGCTGAAGTGTGCTTGATGAAGATCCACTTCCTAACTATCGAAGAAGCGATTCAGTCACTCGCCTTTGAGCCTCGTTAA
- a CDS encoding HAD family phosphatase → MNFQAAIFDMDGLLLDTERLCMQIFEEACHAQDVPFLQDVYLGIIGCNAKTIEQIFRKGYGEGLDYPALNTEWRTRYNAVVKHQAIPVKDGVIELLEWLKSNDIPIAVATSTQLDIAKKKLELAGLDSYFASLSTGCEVTNGKPHPEIYLLAAERLGVEPENCLAFEDSNNGIRASMAANMISFQIPDLVEPCDEVKALGHTISPSLHHVLAQLQQAVA, encoded by the coding sequence ATGAATTTTCAAGCTGCTATTTTTGATATGGATGGACTGTTACTCGACACCGAGCGACTTTGTATGCAGATTTTTGAAGAAGCATGTCACGCGCAAGATGTTCCGTTCTTGCAAGATGTTTACTTAGGCATCATTGGTTGTAACGCAAAAACCATCGAACAGATTTTTAGAAAGGGCTACGGCGAAGGGTTAGATTACCCGGCGCTGAACACCGAATGGCGCACTCGCTACAATGCGGTTGTTAAGCACCAAGCAATCCCAGTTAAAGATGGTGTTATCGAACTACTTGAATGGCTTAAATCAAACGACATTCCAATCGCGGTAGCGACCTCGACTCAGCTTGATATCGCGAAAAAAAAGCTTGAACTGGCTGGCCTAGATTCTTACTTCGCTTCGTTAAGCACAGGCTGTGAAGTCACCAACGGTAAGCCTCACCCAGAGATCTACTTACTAGCGGCAGAGCGCTTAGGTGTTGAACCTGAAAATTGCCTAGCGTTTGAAGATTCAAACAACGGTATTCGCGCATCTATGGCAGCGAACATGATCAGTTTCCAGATCCCAGATTTGGTAGAACCATGTGACGAAGTGAAAGCACTTGGTCACACGATCAGCCCCTCCCTACATCATGTGTTAGCGCAGCTTCAGCAAGCCGTCGCTTAA
- a CDS encoding LamG-like jellyroll fold domain-containing protein: protein MLYLLLGLFYINASQVEYRYNLRGELINEKADNEFNYYAVDALGNRLSISKGEFSSDLNPITLTAPDNYSIKNLSQSITFTWLPIKGASYYDFWFGDEPGKLRQFKTGITATSLKLDLSHISDSHSRYWNVVAHDGKGVNSKSPIYTFSALDSDRDQLPDHIEDKLCMSSHIPDSDNDGLLDSQEMRFGESIIMTSLPCLQDSDFDGIEDAYEVEAGSDPMVVDSYRGDNWSHYVDWIAKKHEQQQLEVISERRLLDVRNTNGYAISGFAPGSESMSMTYWVKHAESQEQQTMGSDDDSGRRFYSGIDQENSVTFGVGNKSVTLSKVKIEDEDWTHVALAYSSSVAEIYINGQLKHTMRSLAFKEASQYALWIGARHHKRAWQPESVEGVIDNLSVWNVALSQQDVAKSMFSLERVTSNNLLGFYDFNESRGEWVKNRVTNKFDLKLVAGAKLKLEENYIDSDSDGIPDIFESALCSDSHNSDSDADGIPDGEELGIGSSLDVTSNPCNADTDNDGIADGFEYHHSMNPAKNDALKSHLGSKNSYWQKYVSYVEKRDSEVQVIEEDRHFDVTGSNTYAISGLSNNKEDFSFMYWFKPKDKSEQYSGFSGKGWHQTKLGIGTNNAVQGIINTSFYPRRFQQNITIDNWHHFTFVWDSNTYTTQVYLDGNLAYSSRVPTWFNRKEILAIWIGALNDSSQPKYFMNGILDNVQIWTQALEQHQVRRYMTEAPQVNTQGLVASYDFSKSRGDWVMNQVSGRFDLKLTDVTRLKPEDKERDSDGDGLSDAFELGKCLDVYNSDSDEDGILDKNELTPLAPLKSTDPCISDTDNDGIDDKFEQDNGMDPTKHDLDVVLNDKEIANWETYAEESVSRLLDQDKKVQHLDGELNLSNSLGYAVSDIQREKNDDETTLMYWFKPNKQGLDQFSGVQTDTYKGSYIGISGNDKPLVRSNSQKLQSDITIKSDQWLHLAIVISQSTQKFFVNGQLEQIIDKRNENFGSSYTLWFGAVNYKGLDVKHQNGQVDDIQFWNKALAQREIINYMRQRPDSTNENLVAWYDFSNHLGAWVKNRATGKYDLKLVKGAHIIESEQTYDSDRDGLSDEFEATYCTDPEVLDSDGDGLSDGYELNQGFLINGQKFTTNPCSSDTDNDGIDDAFEIDNNMNPTLVDGHLIDAEVNKPNWDRYVEYINRSDEFLSSIEQVAPNVLDIEETKGYAISGYYPKEQPTSIMFWYKPNEDLFVYDKSMSGVSDITNDVILSLGHSMYGPLYWVGSSGSVAHHHDLINNQWNHIALTISDLKSKLYVNGQMVDVSENALKMIGYPFFLGATNIEGLADRHMNGQMDNVMLWQRVLSLEEVRRYMITPPTPQQDSSLQWLYDFNHTRNGWVKNGVTGLYDLKLVQGAKISPEQAILDQDLDGLDDKLELASCLDETQADTDGDGLLDGQEYGVNSQYLTITDPCLWDSDRDNIPDDFELEQNSDPLQSNAGKSSVNHPNLSLWEEYAQHQVEQLSQDDIIESSRSLQLTDNNGYAITNHFSLSHDMTLMFWVKYQPSKEQRSGNMDTHKLGFSYDKVKYGDERSTSYTAAKLNSDEWAHLALVLSNQGKAKLYFNGQLVDEKYPSRADLPNVWATYLGAVNDVGFSKEHMKGLLDNVGIWERSLNATEIYQYMFTAPKASDSNLAAWYDFTHSQGDWVKNKATGRYDLKLTQGAYLVAEPTDEDTDGDGLVNRLELAFCTDGLTADSDGDGVNDGDELSVGKPFILITNPCAPDSDNDGLTDDFERSHGSDGLITDANFDSNGNGISNWDEYRKIQTEQLPETVVEFGALSASKGYAITSFFPENGDSTLMYWFKSTSEESQLSGVSETADQHYYVGIQYAQKKFAWGEDKSSGYSFREAEYSTDDWNHIALVVNDDHIQLYLNGQLTKETIRSWSTISAPFEHALWLGALNKSGMASDFYTGLIDNVQIWDRALSEPELHRFMALHPKEHIEGLIASYDFSSAKGEWVKNHANDQFDLKLVDDIELESHQVNDSDLDTIPDYVEAKMCVDATTNDTDHDGLSDRQELEILVSACDPDIDGDSMFDGFELEEGSALRVRDGNKDSNSDGITNWYSFTDWYKAVKLAQGEQGISISSGALQLDGNKNSHVVTGIYPNSEDKTLMFDIKFNQLKGLLQYVGSDDNNKHRFYIGLNKNGDLSYGVGDESRNNSASLNSEQWYHFTLRYQAPNAQAYIDGQLVGTLSNIRFSGQSTEPITFGGAYPVNAQIDNVQLWNRALTDEELINRRSKVSSGPESSLAMHYDFEFRLGPLIMNKATNKLDALLSAESLLIETPLNP from the coding sequence ATGTTATATCTCTTACTTGGTCTTTTCTACATTAATGCAAGTCAAGTAGAATATAGATACAATCTACGTGGAGAATTAATCAATGAAAAAGCCGATAATGAATTTAACTATTATGCTGTTGATGCTCTTGGTAATCGTCTAAGTATAAGCAAAGGCGAGTTTTCTTCAGACCTTAATCCTATCACACTGACTGCTCCAGATAATTATTCGATAAAAAACTTGTCACAATCCATTACTTTTACTTGGTTACCAATTAAAGGCGCTTCCTATTACGATTTTTGGTTTGGCGATGAACCAGGAAAATTACGTCAATTTAAAACTGGTATTACAGCTACTTCACTAAAGTTGGATTTGTCTCATATTTCAGATAGCCATTCTAGATATTGGAACGTTGTCGCGCATGATGGAAAAGGCGTTAACTCCAAAAGTCCAATTTATACTTTTTCTGCACTAGATAGTGATCGAGACCAATTGCCCGATCACATCGAAGACAAGCTATGCATGTCTTCGCATATCCCCGATTCTGATAATGATGGCCTTTTAGATAGTCAAGAAATGCGTTTTGGTGAATCAATAATTATGACCTCACTTCCTTGCTTACAAGATAGTGATTTTGATGGAATCGAAGACGCGTATGAAGTTGAAGCTGGCAGTGATCCAATGGTGGTTGATAGCTATCGAGGAGATAACTGGTCGCATTATGTTGATTGGATTGCGAAGAAACATGAGCAACAGCAACTGGAAGTTATATCCGAACGCAGATTGTTAGATGTAAGAAATACCAATGGTTATGCAATTTCTGGGTTTGCTCCAGGTAGTGAATCGATGAGTATGACTTACTGGGTTAAACACGCTGAAAGTCAGGAACAACAGACAATGGGTAGTGACGATGATAGTGGTCGTCGGTTCTATTCCGGTATTGATCAAGAAAATAGTGTCACGTTCGGTGTTGGAAATAAATCTGTCACGTTAAGTAAAGTGAAGATTGAGGATGAGGATTGGACGCATGTCGCCTTGGCCTATTCAAGCTCTGTGGCAGAAATATATATTAATGGTCAACTAAAGCATACGATGAGATCTTTGGCATTTAAAGAAGCTAGCCAATATGCCCTTTGGATTGGTGCTCGTCATCACAAGCGAGCTTGGCAACCAGAAAGTGTTGAGGGGGTGATCGATAATCTTAGTGTTTGGAATGTAGCGCTATCACAACAAGATGTCGCAAAAAGCATGTTTAGTCTCGAAAGAGTGACAAGTAATAACTTACTTGGCTTTTACGACTTTAATGAAAGCCGCGGCGAATGGGTTAAAAATAGAGTAACGAATAAGTTTGACCTGAAGCTAGTGGCTGGAGCGAAGTTGAAGCTTGAAGAAAACTATATCGACTCAGATAGTGACGGTATACCTGATATATTCGAGAGTGCTCTGTGTAGTGATAGTCATAACTCCGACAGTGATGCGGATGGTATTCCTGACGGTGAAGAGTTAGGCATTGGCTCATCGCTAGATGTGACTTCAAACCCATGCAATGCCGACACTGACAACGATGGTATCGCTGATGGTTTTGAATATCACCACTCAATGAACCCAGCGAAGAACGATGCGCTTAAAAGTCATTTAGGTTCAAAGAACAGTTATTGGCAGAAGTATGTTTCTTACGTTGAAAAGAGAGACAGTGAGGTTCAGGTTATTGAAGAAGATAGGCACTTCGATGTAACAGGTAGCAATACTTATGCTATTTCTGGATTGTCGAATAATAAAGAAGACTTTTCCTTTATGTACTGGTTTAAACCTAAGGATAAATCCGAACAATATTCTGGATTTAGCGGTAAAGGGTGGCACCAAACAAAATTAGGAATAGGTACTAATAATGCCGTACAAGGAATTATTAATACTTCCTTTTATCCTAGGAGATTTCAGCAAAATATCACTATTGATAATTGGCATCATTTTACTTTCGTTTGGGATTCTAACACTTATACCACCCAAGTTTATTTAGATGGGAATTTAGCTTACTCGAGTCGTGTGCCAACTTGGTTTAATAGAAAAGAGATACTCGCGATATGGATCGGAGCATTGAATGATTCGAGTCAGCCGAAATATTTCATGAATGGCATTCTTGATAACGTGCAGATTTGGACTCAAGCCCTGGAGCAACATCAGGTTCGTCGTTACATGACCGAAGCACCTCAAGTAAACACTCAAGGGCTTGTTGCATCCTATGATTTTTCTAAATCGCGTGGTGATTGGGTAATGAATCAAGTGAGTGGTCGCTTTGATCTCAAGTTGACCGATGTTACTCGCTTAAAACCAGAGGACAAAGAGCGAGACAGTGATGGCGATGGCCTTTCTGATGCTTTTGAATTAGGGAAATGCTTGGACGTATATAACAGTGATAGTGATGAGGATGGAATTTTAGATAAAAATGAACTGACACCCTTGGCACCTTTAAAATCCACAGACCCTTGTATTAGCGATACCGATAACGATGGTATTGATGACAAATTTGAGCAAGACAATGGTATGGATCCAACAAAACATGACCTTGATGTTGTATTAAATGATAAAGAGATTGCCAACTGGGAAACCTATGCCGAAGAGAGTGTGAGTCGCCTATTAGATCAAGACAAAAAAGTGCAACACTTAGATGGTGAGTTGAACCTGTCGAACAGTTTAGGTTATGCAGTTTCTGATATTCAACGAGAGAAGAACGATGACGAAACTACATTGATGTATTGGTTTAAACCAAACAAGCAAGGCCTAGATCAATTTAGTGGCGTACAAACTGATACTTATAAAGGCAGTTACATAGGTATTAGTGGAAATGATAAGCCGCTAGTTCGTTCAAATTCTCAAAAACTTCAATCAGATATTACGATCAAATCAGATCAATGGCTCCACTTGGCGATTGTTATCTCTCAAAGTACCCAAAAGTTTTTTGTTAACGGGCAATTAGAGCAGATTATTGATAAACGAAATGAGAATTTTGGGTCCTCTTATACACTTTGGTTTGGTGCGGTTAACTATAAAGGCTTGGATGTGAAACATCAAAATGGTCAAGTTGATGATATTCAGTTCTGGAATAAAGCTCTTGCCCAAAGGGAAATAATTAATTATATGCGTCAACGGCCTGATAGTACTAACGAAAACCTTGTCGCTTGGTACGACTTCTCAAATCATCTTGGAGCTTGGGTTAAAAATAGGGCTACCGGGAAATATGATCTGAAATTGGTGAAGGGTGCACATATCATTGAATCTGAGCAAACTTACGATAGTGACAGAGATGGGTTAAGCGACGAGTTTGAAGCGACTTATTGTACTGATCCTGAAGTGTTAGACAGTGATGGTGACGGCCTTAGTGATGGTTACGAACTCAATCAAGGTTTTCTTATCAATGGCCAAAAGTTCACCACTAATCCTTGCTCCTCTGATACTGACAATGATGGTATTGATGACGCATTTGAAATCGATAACAACATGAATCCAACGTTAGTCGATGGCCATCTTATTGATGCTGAAGTTAATAAGCCAAACTGGGATAGGTATGTTGAATATATAAACCGCAGTGACGAATTTCTCTCCTCTATTGAACAGGTTGCGCCTAACGTTTTGGATATAGAAGAGACAAAAGGGTACGCCATCTCAGGTTATTACCCAAAAGAGCAACCTACCAGCATTATGTTTTGGTATAAGCCGAACGAAGATCTTTTCGTGTATGACAAATCAATGAGTGGTGTTAGTGATATAACGAATGATGTGATTTTGTCTTTAGGACACAGTATGTATGGCCCTCTTTATTGGGTTGGTAGTAGTGGTTCTGTCGCTCATCACCACGATTTAATCAATAATCAGTGGAACCACATTGCGTTAACTATAAGTGATTTAAAATCGAAGCTTTATGTTAATGGTCAAATGGTAGATGTGAGTGAAAATGCGCTTAAAATGATTGGTTATCCTTTTTTCTTGGGTGCAACTAATATTGAAGGTCTAGCGGATCGTCATATGAACGGCCAAATGGACAATGTCATGTTGTGGCAACGCGTATTAAGCCTAGAAGAGGTTAGACGCTATATGATTACGCCACCAACTCCCCAACAAGACAGCTCATTGCAATGGCTGTATGACTTTAACCACACTAGGAATGGTTGGGTAAAAAATGGCGTCACAGGGCTGTATGATTTAAAGCTGGTTCAAGGAGCTAAAATCTCTCCAGAGCAAGCGATACTTGATCAAGACCTGGATGGTTTAGATGACAAGTTAGAACTTGCAAGCTGTTTAGATGAAACCCAAGCTGACACAGACGGTGATGGTCTATTGGATGGTCAGGAATATGGAGTCAATTCCCAATATTTAACAATTACAGACCCCTGTTTATGGGACAGTGATAGGGATAATATTCCGGATGATTTTGAGTTAGAACAAAACAGTGATCCGCTTCAGAGTAACGCAGGGAAAAGTTCTGTAAATCATCCCAATTTGAGCCTTTGGGAAGAGTATGCCCAGCATCAAGTTGAACAGTTGTCACAAGACGACATCATTGAATCCTCACGTTCTTTGCAGTTAACGGATAACAATGGGTACGCAATTACCAATCACTTCTCGTTGTCGCATGACATGACGTTGATGTTTTGGGTTAAGTATCAGCCAAGTAAAGAGCAAAGATCAGGGAACATGGATACACATAAACTTGGTTTTTCATACGATAAAGTAAAATATGGTGACGAGCGCAGCACATCATATACTGCCGCAAAACTTAATTCGGATGAATGGGCACATTTAGCTCTCGTCTTGTCAAATCAAGGAAAAGCAAAATTATACTTTAACGGGCAACTCGTAGATGAAAAATACCCATCGCGCGCAGACTTACCGAATGTGTGGGCCACCTACCTTGGAGCCGTTAATGATGTAGGCTTCTCTAAAGAACATATGAAGGGGTTACTTGATAATGTTGGTATTTGGGAGCGGTCATTAAACGCAACTGAAATTTACCAGTATATGTTTACTGCGCCCAAAGCTTCGGATAGCAATCTTGCTGCATGGTATGACTTTACTCACTCCCAAGGTGATTGGGTGAAAAATAAAGCAACAGGACGATACGATCTCAAATTAACGCAAGGCGCTTACTTAGTTGCTGAGCCAACAGACGAAGATACTGACGGCGATGGCCTTGTTAACCGATTAGAGTTAGCTTTTTGTACTGATGGGTTAACGGCTGATAGCGACGGTGATGGCGTTAATGATGGTGATGAACTCTCAGTGGGCAAACCATTCATTTTGATTACTAACCCTTGCGCTCCTGACAGTGATAATGATGGCTTGACGGATGACTTTGAACGTTCTCACGGTAGTGATGGCTTGATTACTGATGCTAATTTTGACAGCAATGGCAACGGTATTTCCAACTGGGATGAATATCGAAAGATACAAACAGAGCAATTGCCTGAAACAGTGGTCGAATTTGGCGCCTTGTCGGCGAGTAAAGGTTATGCAATTACGTCTTTCTTCCCAGAAAACGGTGATTCAACCTTAATGTATTGGTTTAAATCAACCAGTGAAGAATCACAGTTATCCGGTGTAAGTGAAACTGCCGACCAGCATTATTACGTTGGAATTCAGTATGCGCAGAAGAAGTTCGCATGGGGTGAAGACAAATCGAGTGGTTATTCTTTTAGAGAGGCGGAATACTCGACGGATGATTGGAACCACATCGCGTTAGTCGTAAATGATGATCATATTCAACTATACCTCAATGGACAATTAACAAAAGAAACAATACGTTCTTGGTCGACGATTTCTGCTCCCTTCGAACATGCACTTTGGTTGGGCGCTTTGAATAAGTCGGGAATGGCTTCTGATTTTTACACTGGCCTTATTGATAACGTGCAGATATGGGACAGAGCCTTGTCAGAACCAGAACTCCACCGCTTCATGGCGCTGCATCCTAAGGAGCATATCGAGGGTTTAATCGCGTCTTATGACTTTTCGTCGGCGAAAGGAGAATGGGTAAAAAATCACGCCAATGATCAATTCGACCTAAAGTTGGTCGATGATATTGAGCTTGAAAGTCATCAAGTCAATGACTCTGACTTAGATACTATCCCGGATTACGTTGAAGCGAAAATGTGTGTTGATGCCACAACAAACGATACCGATCACGATGGATTATCCGATCGACAAGAATTAGAAATACTTGTCTCTGCATGCGATCCAGATATAGATGGGGATAGCATGTTCGATGGGTTTGAGCTTGAAGAAGGGAGCGCTTTGCGTGTTAGGGATGGCAACAAAGACAGCAATAGTGATGGTATCACCAATTGGTACTCATTTACTGATTGGTACAAAGCAGTAAAGTTGGCTCAAGGAGAGCAAGGTATATCTATATCGAGTGGTGCACTGCAATTGGATGGTAACAAAAATAGCCACGTTGTAACGGGGATTTATCCTAATTCTGAAGACAAAACATTAATGTTTGATATCAAGTTTAACCAACTTAAGGGGCTATTACAGTACGTTGGTTCTGATGACAATAATAAACATCGTTTTTACATTGGTTTAAATAAAAACGGTGATTTGAGTTACGGCGTTGGTGATGAAAGTCGAAATAATAGTGCTAGTTTAAATAGTGAACAATGGTATCACTTTACTCTTCGATACCAAGCCCCTAACGCTCAAGCATATATTGATGGTCAGTTAGTTGGGACCTTATCGAACATTCGTTTTAGCGGGCAGAGTACGGAGCCTATTACATTTGGGGGGGCTTATCCTGTAAATGCTCAGATTGACAACGTGCAACTCTGGAACCGAGCGCTTACGGATGAAGAATTAATAAATCGTAGGTCGAAGGTGTCGAGTGGACCTGAGTCGTCACTTGCTATGCACTACGATTTCGAATTCAGATTGGGTCCTTTGATAATGAACAAAGCTACCAATAAGTTAGATGCGTTACTCTCGGCAGAAAGCCTTCTAATTGAAACTCCGTTAAACCCATAA
- a CDS encoding anaerobic C4-dicarboxylate transporter: protein MLYFEFLFLLVVLYIGSRYGGIGLGVVSGIGLVIEVFVFKMPPTSPPVTVMLIILAVVTCASILEAAGGLKYMLQVAERVLRKNPKRVTLIAPFVTYSMTFLLGTGHAVYSIMPIIGDVALKNGIRPERPMAAASVASQLAITASPISAAVVYYLAQLSDIQHSITLLSILMVTVPATLFGTLLLSLYSLKRGKELNDDPEYQVRLKDPEWKKRIESTTATSLDEVLPTSARNAVLIFLLSIVVIVIVAMVPEIRTIVDGDKPIKMSVIIQMMMLCFGGIILLATKTDPRDVPNGVVFKSGMVAAIAIFGIAWMSDTYFQYAMPQFKSGIVEMVTNYPWTFALALFIVSVVVNSQAATARMMLPVGLGLGLDPALLIGLMPAVYGYFFIPNYPSDIATVNFDVSGTTKIGKWYFNHSFMSVGLIGVVGACCLGYALAQIFIA from the coding sequence ATGTTGTATTTTGAGTTTCTATTTTTATTAGTCGTACTTTATATCGGGTCTCGGTATGGCGGTATTGGCTTAGGTGTTGTTTCTGGTATTGGTTTGGTTATCGAGGTGTTTGTCTTCAAGATGCCACCAACGTCTCCACCTGTCACCGTAATGCTGATCATCCTCGCCGTTGTTACCTGTGCTTCTATTCTTGAAGCTGCTGGTGGCTTGAAATACATGCTGCAAGTGGCGGAAAGGGTGTTAAGAAAGAACCCGAAACGCGTCACCTTGATAGCACCGTTCGTGACTTACTCGATGACTTTCCTATTGGGCACTGGCCATGCGGTTTACTCCATCATGCCTATCATCGGCGATGTTGCGCTAAAGAATGGTATTCGTCCTGAACGCCCAATGGCGGCTGCATCTGTTGCGTCTCAACTGGCGATTACTGCATCTCCAATCTCGGCAGCAGTGGTCTATTACCTCGCGCAACTTTCTGATATCCAACACTCTATTACTCTGCTTTCTATTTTGATGGTGACGGTTCCTGCAACGCTGTTCGGTACACTTTTGCTTTCTCTGTATAGCTTGAAACGTGGTAAAGAACTGAACGACGATCCTGAATACCAAGTGCGTCTAAAAGATCCTGAGTGGAAAAAGCGCATTGAGAGCACCACTGCGACATCTTTGGATGAAGTACTTCCAACTTCGGCTCGTAATGCGGTTTTGATTTTCCTATTGTCGATTGTGGTGATTGTTATCGTGGCGATGGTACCTGAGATCAGAACCATCGTAGACGGCGACAAGCCAATCAAAATGTCGGTGATCATCCAAATGATGATGCTCTGTTTCGGCGGTATCATCTTGCTGGCAACGAAAACCGACCCACGTGACGTGCCAAATGGCGTGGTATTTAAATCGGGTATGGTGGCAGCGATTGCTATCTTCGGTATTGCATGGATGTCGGATACTTACTTCCAATACGCAATGCCTCAGTTCAAGTCGGGCATCGTGGAAATGGTGACCAACTACCCGTGGACGTTTGCTCTAGCGCTATTCATCGTATCGGTTGTGGTGAACTCTCAAGCTGCTACTGCACGTATGATGCTACCTGTTGGCCTCGGTCTAGGGTTAGACCCAGCCTTGCTAATCGGCTTGATGCCAGCGGTGTACGGCTACTTCTTCATCCCGAACTACCCATCAGACATCGCAACGGTGAACTTCGATGTCTCTGGCACCACTAAGATTGGTAAGTGGTACTTCAACCACTCATTCATGTCGGTTGGTTTAATCGGTGTAGTCGGTGCATGTTGCTTAGGCTACGCTCTCGCACAGATTTTCATCGCTTAG